In a single window of the Microbacterium sp. SL75 genome:
- a CDS encoding FUSC family protein: protein MTVPAALDPRRWWSDAITTDRLLLAAKTAAAAALAWYLAPLVPLAQSEYSYYAPLGVLVSMYPTVARSASSGVQAVVGLALGIGLGLASLAVVGTGLPRIVAVAAVILIGVLLAGVRALGVGRDWVAIAGLFVLLLGGADPDGYSVSYLVTMAFGVVVGVVVNLLVVPPLRVKKADDRLSRLRDALGEALGAMSTSLAGRSFDPEAADRAASALEDTLVEVREEVDLADESRRYNPRGRRLKTPRDLDRRRLDALTGTADATRELAAALARLTVGPDVDTRLPAEVRRTLADAIDAVSPLVTTPPEPEADAGSLRAAEKSLTRYTESLRALDAHEEPLDAWEAAVSLRRVIAACGPFSDPDADTAAR from the coding sequence ATGACCGTCCCCGCCGCCCTCGACCCCCGCCGATGGTGGTCCGACGCGATCACGACCGACCGCCTGCTGCTCGCCGCCAAGACCGCTGCGGCGGCGGCGCTGGCCTGGTACCTCGCCCCTCTCGTCCCCCTCGCGCAAAGCGAGTACTCGTACTACGCGCCGCTCGGAGTGCTGGTGAGCATGTACCCGACCGTCGCGCGCTCCGCCTCGAGCGGGGTCCAGGCCGTGGTCGGTCTGGCACTCGGAATCGGCCTGGGCCTGGCGAGCCTCGCCGTCGTCGGCACGGGCCTGCCCCGCATCGTCGCGGTGGCCGCCGTGATCCTGATCGGGGTGCTGCTCGCGGGGGTGCGCGCCCTCGGCGTCGGGCGCGACTGGGTGGCCATCGCGGGACTCTTCGTGCTGCTGCTGGGCGGCGCCGACCCCGACGGGTACTCCGTGTCGTACCTGGTCACGATGGCGTTCGGTGTGGTGGTGGGCGTCGTGGTGAATCTGCTCGTCGTTCCGCCGCTCCGGGTGAAGAAGGCCGACGACCGACTGAGTCGCCTTCGCGACGCCCTCGGCGAGGCGCTCGGGGCGATGTCGACCTCGCTCGCGGGCCGCTCCTTCGACCCCGAGGCCGCCGACCGGGCCGCCTCCGCGCTGGAGGACACCCTCGTCGAGGTCCGCGAAGAGGTCGACCTGGCCGATGAGAGCCGTCGTTACAACCCGCGCGGCCGTCGGCTGAAGACACCGCGCGACCTCGATCGACGCCGTCTGGACGCCTTGACCGGCACCGCGGATGCCACCCGTGAACTGGCCGCGGCACTGGCACGACTCACCGTGGGTCCCGACGTCGACACCCGTCTTCCTGCCGAGGTGCGCCGCACCCTCGCCGACGCGATCGACGCGGTCTCGCCCCTGGTCACGACGCCACCCGAACCCGAGGCCGACGCGGGCAGCCTGCGCGCGGCGGAGAAGTCCCTCACGCGCTACACCGAGAGCCTGCGCGCCCTCGACGCGCACGAGGAGCCCCTCGACGCGTGGGAGGCCGCCGTCAGCCTCCGCCGCGTGATCGCGGCGTGCGGGCCGTTCTCGGACCCGGATGCCGACACCGCGGCGCGTTGA
- a CDS encoding alpha/beta fold hydrolase — translation MPEKPRPADVDVQTYRRGPSRTRVTRVPTTADTGRSFVLVAGIGVASTYFEFLAPLLAEEGEVYALDLPGFGGVPASGESPTAAYFADQVEGVLDHYGLDDPVLIGHSMGTQVVTEVLARRPGLSHAVLVSPVVDEAESTAIVQGVRFVQSTVRESIHIALLAVSAYLLCGFLYFFEALPHMLRYRISDRIGAGRATLLLIRGEHDRPSPRRLHSRLVARAHRARRWEIEGAAHCVVNSHAVGVARLVLRHIDDDLAPKGRMPASEAAVPPAAHADLSMVLGAVASRLAEWISAARHDEDGVERAKARHARVLWDAYRPGR, via the coding sequence GTGCCCGAAAAACCGCGTCCCGCTGACGTCGACGTCCAGACGTATCGCCGTGGCCCGTCGCGCACGCGCGTGACGCGCGTGCCCACGACCGCGGACACCGGGCGCTCCTTCGTGCTCGTCGCCGGCATCGGAGTCGCGTCGACGTACTTCGAGTTCCTCGCGCCCCTGCTGGCCGAGGAGGGCGAGGTGTACGCGCTCGACCTCCCCGGGTTCGGCGGGGTCCCGGCATCCGGAGAATCCCCCACCGCCGCCTACTTCGCCGATCAGGTCGAGGGGGTGCTCGATCACTACGGCCTGGACGACCCCGTCCTGATCGGGCATTCGATGGGGACGCAGGTGGTCACCGAGGTCCTCGCGCGCCGCCCCGGCCTCTCGCACGCGGTGCTGGTGAGCCCCGTCGTCGACGAGGCGGAGTCCACCGCGATCGTGCAGGGAGTGCGATTCGTCCAGTCGACCGTGCGCGAGTCGATCCACATCGCGCTGCTCGCCGTGTCGGCCTATCTGCTGTGCGGGTTCCTCTACTTCTTCGAGGCGCTGCCGCACATGCTGCGCTACCGCATCTCGGACCGCATCGGCGCGGGACGAGCGACGCTGCTGCTCATCCGGGGCGAGCACGACCGCCCCTCGCCCCGTCGCCTGCACTCGAGACTCGTCGCCCGCGCGCACAGGGCTCGGCGGTGGGAGATCGAGGGCGCCGCTCACTGCGTCGTGAATAGCCACGCCGTCGGGGTCGCTCGGCTCGTGCTGCGGCACATCGACGACGACCTGGCGCCGAAGGGGCGGATGCCGGCGTCGGAGGCGGCGGTGCCTCCCGCCGCTCACGCCGACCTGAGCATGGTGCTGGGAGCCGTGGCGAGCCGCCTCGCGGAATGGATCAGCGCGGCCCGTCACGACGAGGACGGGGTCGAGCGCGCGAAGGCCCGCCATGCGCGCGTCCTCTGGGACGCCTACCGCCCCGGGCGCTGA
- a CDS encoding DUF3072 domain-containing protein, producing MSDTSREEETLGAVREGDNPAEKDPSDWVTGDEPMTAPQRSYLDTLAREAGEEIPADLTKAEASEQIDRLQNETGRATE from the coding sequence ATGAGCGATACCTCCCGTGAAGAAGAGACCCTGGGTGCCGTCCGCGAGGGCGACAACCCCGCCGAGAAAGATCCGTCCGACTGGGTGACCGGCGACGAGCCGATGACCGCTCCCCAGCGCAGCTACCTCGACACGCTCGCTCGCGAAGCCGGCGAAGAGATCCCCGCCGACCTGACGAAGGCCGAGGCATCGGAGCAGATCGACCGACTGCAGAACGAGACCGGTCGCGCCACCGAGTGA
- a CDS encoding MarR family winged helix-turn-helix transcriptional regulator, with the protein MNDATTADDVVKALNDLTDSGVASERQALHSLGIGPNDAKVLRFLLQRSPEDEPVTPRILASMLGISSAATTALIDRLADAGWVEREPYPGDRRSIVVRETIDADSPARRILSVRSTSAAAAAERLGPAERRIVADFLDDIARGERQDIDGISAHEEASRAS; encoded by the coding sequence ATGAATGACGCGACGACCGCCGACGACGTGGTCAAGGCTCTCAACGACCTCACCGACTCCGGCGTTGCATCCGAGCGGCAGGCTCTTCACTCCCTCGGTATCGGACCGAACGACGCCAAGGTTCTGCGGTTCCTCCTGCAGCGCTCCCCCGAAGACGAACCCGTGACCCCGCGGATCCTCGCATCGATGCTGGGCATCTCGTCCGCGGCCACGACCGCGCTGATCGATCGACTCGCGGATGCCGGATGGGTCGAACGCGAGCCGTACCCGGGCGACCGCCGGTCCATCGTGGTGCGCGAGACGATTGACGCCGATTCCCCCGCCCGACGCATCCTGTCGGTGCGGAGCACGTCGGCGGCGGCGGCCGCCGAACGACTGGGACCCGCGGAGCGACGCATCGTCGCCGACTTCCTCGACGACATCGCCCGCGGCGAGCGTCAGGACATCGACGGCATCTCGGCACACGAAGAGGCGTCCCGCGCGTCCTGA
- a CDS encoding MarR family winged helix-turn-helix transcriptional regulator, whose product METGSESRYWYGASDEDRRRRAVDVLQAFRVYRAAEVAMRRRTRESMSMGENELLVLRYLIKAAGQGRQVSPSELTRYLGVSTASTTAIVDRLEKTGHVTRVPHPTDRRSIFIVATEVSDEEVRATLGSMHARMMAAVVDMSPEDSAAVIACLGRLQDAVDQVDPHPVEAEPGR is encoded by the coding sequence GTGGAAACAGGGTCCGAGTCGCGCTACTGGTACGGCGCGAGCGATGAGGATCGTCGTCGCCGAGCCGTCGACGTCCTCCAGGCCTTTCGCGTCTATCGCGCTGCCGAGGTCGCCATGCGTCGTCGAACGCGCGAGTCGATGTCGATGGGTGAGAACGAGCTCCTGGTGCTGCGCTACCTCATCAAGGCGGCGGGGCAGGGCCGGCAGGTGTCTCCGAGTGAGCTGACCCGATACCTCGGGGTCTCGACGGCCTCGACGACGGCGATCGTCGACCGCCTCGAGAAGACGGGCCACGTCACCCGTGTCCCTCACCCCACCGATCGGCGGAGCATCTTCATCGTCGCGACCGAAGTGAGCGACGAAGAGGTGCGCGCGACTCTCGGGTCGATGCACGCCCGCATGATGGCGGCGGTCGTCGACATGAGCCCCGAAGACAGCGCGGCCGTGATCGCGTGCCTCGGCCGGCTCCAGGATGCCGTCGATCAGGTCGACCCGCACCCGGTCGAGGCCGAGCCCGGTCGCTGA
- a CDS encoding three-helix bundle dimerization domain-containing protein — MHDPVSDAAVVAPAAAGAHAENLREVDGVEVASFRAVVARLRADYPLEDPTHVEAIVLREWEAFSAGRPLVVPTAVEEGAREILDQTVV, encoded by the coding sequence ATGCACGATCCGGTGAGCGACGCGGCGGTCGTCGCGCCCGCAGCGGCCGGCGCCCACGCTGAGAACCTGCGCGAAGTCGACGGGGTCGAGGTCGCCTCGTTCCGAGCTGTGGTGGCCCGCCTGCGGGCGGATTACCCGCTCGAGGATCCGACCCACGTCGAGGCGATCGTCCTCCGCGAGTGGGAGGCCTTCTCGGCTGGGCGTCCCCTCGTGGTACCCACCGCGGTCGAAGAGGGCGCGCGCGAGATCCTCGATCAGACGGTCGTCTGA
- a CDS encoding GTP pyrophosphokinase, translating into MSDPLDEQQITVSSAALRAMRDEFQRFLMEYRFGLAEVETKISILREEFQEMHAYNPIEHVSSRVKSPDSLVDKVRRKGIETDFDSIRASITDIAGIRVTCSFIDDAYRLSNLLTRQDDITVRDVKDYIAQPKANGYKSLHVIVEVPVFLSTGRVDVPVEVQFRTIAMDFWASLEHKIYYKYDRLVPDDLLAELKNAADTAAELDTRMERLHREIRGAHPGVVSL; encoded by the coding sequence ATGTCGGACCCGCTGGACGAACAGCAGATCACCGTCTCGAGTGCGGCCCTGCGAGCGATGCGCGACGAGTTCCAGCGGTTCCTGATGGAGTACCGCTTCGGGCTCGCCGAGGTCGAGACGAAGATCTCTATCCTGCGCGAAGAGTTTCAAGAGATGCACGCCTACAACCCGATCGAGCACGTCTCGAGCCGGGTCAAGTCGCCGGACAGCCTGGTCGACAAGGTCCGCCGCAAGGGCATCGAGACCGACTTCGACTCCATCCGTGCCTCGATCACCGACATCGCCGGCATCCGGGTCACGTGCAGCTTCATCGACGACGCCTATCGGCTCTCGAACCTGCTGACCCGCCAAGACGACATCACCGTGCGCGACGTCAAGGACTACATCGCCCAGCCGAAGGCGAACGGTTACAAGAGCCTGCACGTGATCGTGGAGGTACCGGTCTTCTTGTCGACCGGTCGCGTCGACGTGCCCGTCGAGGTGCAGTTCCGCACGATCGCCATGGACTTCTGGGCGAGCCTCGAGCACAAGATCTACTACAAGTACGACCGCCTCGTCCCCGACGATCTGCTCGCCGAGCTCAAGAACGCCGCCGACACCGCCGCCGAGCTCGACACCCGCATGGAGCGGCTCCACCGCGAGATCCGCGGTGCGCACCCCGGAGTGGTCTCGCTCTGA
- a CDS encoding transposase, producing MSDDDSRVDEVAAELLSLPPSRFTAARNERAAAEGGAVGRRVAKLRKPTVAAWAVNLLVRDGQLGEAVELSRALHEAQEDLDAAELGRLGRQRRHLVVALARRAGELAAEAGSPLSGAMSDAVEKTVNAAVVDATAAAAVLTGRLVSAIDLAELRDGALGEAVAGSVPGELPRPAPTRDDLASRRARKAAERAVREAERAKADADRENAAADRRVDSATERATRARERVEGLRTDLERAERDAAEAEDVLTQRTNAQIRARDAVRAAIEAVQRAEAARHEGSDR from the coding sequence ATGAGCGACGACGACTCCCGAGTGGACGAGGTCGCCGCCGAACTCCTCAGCCTCCCGCCCTCGCGTTTCACCGCCGCGCGTAACGAACGCGCTGCCGCCGAAGGCGGGGCCGTCGGGCGCAGGGTGGCGAAGCTGCGCAAGCCCACCGTCGCCGCCTGGGCCGTCAACCTGCTCGTGCGCGACGGCCAGCTCGGCGAGGCCGTGGAACTCTCGCGCGCCCTTCACGAGGCGCAGGAGGATCTGGATGCCGCCGAGCTCGGGAGACTGGGGCGTCAGCGCCGGCACCTGGTCGTCGCCCTCGCTCGTCGGGCGGGAGAGCTCGCCGCCGAGGCGGGGAGCCCGCTGAGCGGGGCGATGTCGGATGCCGTCGAGAAGACCGTCAACGCCGCGGTCGTCGATGCCACGGCGGCGGCCGCCGTGCTCACGGGGCGTCTGGTGTCGGCGATCGACCTCGCCGAACTGCGGGACGGGGCGCTCGGCGAAGCGGTGGCCGGTTCCGTCCCGGGCGAGCTCCCGCGGCCCGCTCCCACCCGGGACGATCTCGCCTCCCGTCGAGCGCGCAAGGCGGCGGAACGGGCCGTGCGCGAAGCGGAGCGTGCGAAGGCCGACGCCGACCGCGAGAACGCCGCTGCCGACCGGCGGGTCGACTCGGCGACCGAGCGAGCGACGCGCGCCCGCGAGCGTGTGGAGGGCCTTCGCACCGATCTGGAACGCGCCGAGAGGGACGCCGCCGAAGCGGAGGACGTACTGACCCAGCGCACGAACGCGCAGATCCGCGCTCGTGATGCCGTGCGGGCCGCGATCGAGGCCGTCCAGCGCGCCGAAGCCGCACGTCACGAAGGGTCCGATCGATGA